A single Glycine soja cultivar W05 chromosome 14, ASM419377v2, whole genome shotgun sequence DNA region contains:
- the LOC114383446 gene encoding protein ACTIVITY OF BC1 COMPLEX KINASE 7, chloroplastic-like isoform X1 has protein sequence MAMQGCYCHYTKLATQRRTLENLSFSGSISVNKLSKNERTRTCDPLSAGNNQFHRLLVKMRQTEMPASKYGTNGKAVRMVGTNELVKRKRMLENKVLNGSATSKVVRKNGITGLNKTVKSRRSLEELKVLATDEGFSWANENYSSWQRSIDVWSFVASLRIRIMLDNAKWTYFGGFTEAKQKSRRRKTASWLRKCVLQLGPTFIKLGQLSSTRSDLFPREFVDELAKLQDMVPAFSPKKARKFIESELGAPINILFEEFEDRPIAAASLGQVHRAILHNGEKVVIKVQRPGLKKLFDIDLKNLKLIAEYFQRSETFGGPLRDWIGIYEECKTILYQEIDYINEGKNADRFRRDFRNIKWVRIPLVYWDYTALKVLTMEYVPGIKIDQVDTLTSRGYDRLRISSRATEAYLIQILKTGFFHADPHPGNLAIDVDEAIIYYDFGMMGQIKSFTRERLLELFYAIYEKDSKKVMQRLIDLGALQPTGDLSSVRRSVQFFLDHLLSQAPDQEQTLSAIGEDLFAIAQDQPFRFPSTFAFVLRAFSTLEGIGYTLNPNFSFSKIAAPYAQELLEIRQKQRTAPQLVEEIRKQADDATTYTMSMPYRVQRIEEFTKQLEAGDLKLRVRVLESERAARKATGLQMATMYTVLGGTLLNLGITMSSQGNITIANGSFIGAGIFMTLFVRSMQRVKMLDKFEKMI, from the exons ATGGCAATGCAGGGTTGTTATTGTCACTATACGAAGTTGGCAACTCAAAGAAGAACACTGGAAAATCTCAGTTTTTCAGGCTCAATTTCGGTTAACAAATTGTCAAAGAATGAAAGGACCAGAACATGTGATCCATTATCAGCAGGGAACAATCAATTTCATAGGTTACTGGTGAAAATGCGGCAGACAGAAATGCCTGCCTCGAAGTATGGAACAAATGGTAAAGCTGTTAGAATGGTAGGGACAAATGAgttagtgaaaagaaagagaatgttAGAGAATAAGGTGTTGAATGGTTCAGCAACTTCAAAGGTAGTGAGAAAAAATGGTATCACAGGCTTGAACAAGACAGTGAAATCTAGAAGGTCATTGGAAGAGCTAAAGGTTTTAGCCACAGATGAAGGTTTCAGTTGGGCCAATGAAAATTACAGTTCCTGGCAGAGGTCTATTGATGTTTGGTCTTTTGTGGCTTCTTTACGCATTCGGATTATGTTGGACAATGCAAAATGGACATATTTCGGAGGTTTCACAGAGGCAAAGCAG aaaagcaGAAGGCGGAAAACTGCCTCGTGGTTAAGGAAGTGTGTATTGCAGCTTGGTCCAACTTTCATTAAACTTGGTCAGTTATCATCAACAAGGTCAGATCTATTTCCACGTGAATTTGTGGATGAGCTCGCAAAATTACAG GACATGGTTCCTGCCTTCTCTCCTAAGAAAGCAAGAAAATTCATCGAGAGTGAATTGGGAGCTCCCATTAACATATTATTTGAGGAGTTTGAAGATCGGCCAATTGCTGCTGCTAGTCTCGGTCAG GTTCATCGTGCTATTCTGCATAATGGGGAAAAAGTAGTCATCAAAGTTCAAAGGCCTGGTCTGAAGAAGCTTTTCGACATTGATTTGA AAAACTTAAAGTTGATTGCAGAGTATTTTCAGAGAAGTGAAACTTTTGGTGGTCCACTTAGAGATTGGATTGGAATATATGAAGAATGTAAAAC TATTTTGTATCaagaaattgattatataaatgAAGGAAAGAATGCTGACAGATTCCGCCGAGATTTTAGAAACATAAAGTGGGTTCGGATACCT CTGGTATATTGGGATTATACTGCTTTAAAGGTGTTGACCATGGAGTATGTACCAG GCATCAAAATAGACCAGGTGGATACATTAACTTCGCGTGGTTATGATCGATTGCGTATCTCATCACGTGCTACGGAGGCGTACCTGATTCAG ATATTGAAAACAGGTTTCTTTCATGCCGATCCTCATCCTGGAAATCTTGCTATTGATGTGGACGAagcaattatttattatgacttTGGCATGATGGGACAGATCAAATCTTTTACCCGGGAGAGACTGCTTGAACTTTTCTATGCCATATATGAAAAGGATTCCAAAAAG GTTATGCAACGCCTTATAGATCTCGGAGCCCTCCAACCTACTGGGGACTTGTCATCA gTGAGGAGATCTGTGCAGTTTTTCCTGGACCATTTGCTAAGCCAGGCACCAGATCAGGAGCAGACCCTTTCTGCAATTGGGGAG GATTTATTTGCAATAGCACAAGACCAACCATTCCGTTTTCCATCCACCTTTGCCTTTGTTCTCAGGGCGTTTTCAACACTTGAAG GCATAGGTTACACACTGAATCCAAATTTCTCCTTTTCTAAGATTGCTGCACCCTACGCACAG GAGCTTTTAGAGATAAGGCAAAAGCAGCGCACTGCACCACAGCTTGTGGAGGAGATAAGAAAGCAAGCAGATGAT GCTACAACCTATACCATGTCAATGCCATACAGAGTTCAAAGAATAGAAGAGTTTACAAAGCAACTTGAGGCAGGGGATCTAAAACTTCGGGTCCGAGTGCTTGag TCTGAAAGAGCTGCTCGGAAAGCAACGGGTTTACAAATGGCAACTATGTATACCGTATTAGGAGGAACTCTGCTAAATCTTGGTATCACTATGAGCAGCCAAGGCAACATAACTATTGCGAATGGATCTTTCATTGGTGCAG GTATTTTTATGACACTATTTGTCAGATCCATGCAAAGGGTAAAAATGCTTGATAAGTTTGAGAAAATGATATAA
- the LOC114383446 gene encoding protein ACTIVITY OF BC1 COMPLEX KINASE 7, chloroplastic-like isoform X2, whose amino-acid sequence MDIFRRFHRGKAGSMKSRRRKTASWLRKCVLQLGPTFIKLGQLSSTRSDLFPREFVDELAKLQDMVPAFSPKKARKFIESELGAPINILFEEFEDRPIAAASLGQVHRAILHNGEKVVIKVQRPGLKKLFDIDLKNLKLIAEYFQRSETFGGPLRDWIGIYEECKTILYQEIDYINEGKNADRFRRDFRNIKWVRIPLVYWDYTALKVLTMEYVPGIKIDQVDTLTSRGYDRLRISSRATEAYLIQILKTGFFHADPHPGNLAIDVDEAIIYYDFGMMGQIKSFTRERLLELFYAIYEKDSKKVMQRLIDLGALQPTGDLSSVRRSVQFFLDHLLSQAPDQEQTLSAIGEDLFAIAQDQPFRFPSTFAFVLRAFSTLEGIGYTLNPNFSFSKIAAPYAQELLEIRQKQRTAPQLVEEIRKQADDATTYTMSMPYRVQRIEEFTKQLEAGDLKLRVRVLESERAARKATGLQMATMYTVLGGTLLNLGITMSSQGNITIANGSFIGAGIFMTLFVRSMQRVKMLDKFEKMI is encoded by the exons ATGGACATATTTCGGAGGTTTCACAGAGGCAAAGCAGGTTCCATG aaaagcaGAAGGCGGAAAACTGCCTCGTGGTTAAGGAAGTGTGTATTGCAGCTTGGTCCAACTTTCATTAAACTTGGTCAGTTATCATCAACAAGGTCAGATCTATTTCCACGTGAATTTGTGGATGAGCTCGCAAAATTACAG GACATGGTTCCTGCCTTCTCTCCTAAGAAAGCAAGAAAATTCATCGAGAGTGAATTGGGAGCTCCCATTAACATATTATTTGAGGAGTTTGAAGATCGGCCAATTGCTGCTGCTAGTCTCGGTCAG GTTCATCGTGCTATTCTGCATAATGGGGAAAAAGTAGTCATCAAAGTTCAAAGGCCTGGTCTGAAGAAGCTTTTCGACATTGATTTGA AAAACTTAAAGTTGATTGCAGAGTATTTTCAGAGAAGTGAAACTTTTGGTGGTCCACTTAGAGATTGGATTGGAATATATGAAGAATGTAAAAC TATTTTGTATCaagaaattgattatataaatgAAGGAAAGAATGCTGACAGATTCCGCCGAGATTTTAGAAACATAAAGTGGGTTCGGATACCT CTGGTATATTGGGATTATACTGCTTTAAAGGTGTTGACCATGGAGTATGTACCAG GCATCAAAATAGACCAGGTGGATACATTAACTTCGCGTGGTTATGATCGATTGCGTATCTCATCACGTGCTACGGAGGCGTACCTGATTCAG ATATTGAAAACAGGTTTCTTTCATGCCGATCCTCATCCTGGAAATCTTGCTATTGATGTGGACGAagcaattatttattatgacttTGGCATGATGGGACAGATCAAATCTTTTACCCGGGAGAGACTGCTTGAACTTTTCTATGCCATATATGAAAAGGATTCCAAAAAG GTTATGCAACGCCTTATAGATCTCGGAGCCCTCCAACCTACTGGGGACTTGTCATCA gTGAGGAGATCTGTGCAGTTTTTCCTGGACCATTTGCTAAGCCAGGCACCAGATCAGGAGCAGACCCTTTCTGCAATTGGGGAG GATTTATTTGCAATAGCACAAGACCAACCATTCCGTTTTCCATCCACCTTTGCCTTTGTTCTCAGGGCGTTTTCAACACTTGAAG GCATAGGTTACACACTGAATCCAAATTTCTCCTTTTCTAAGATTGCTGCACCCTACGCACAG GAGCTTTTAGAGATAAGGCAAAAGCAGCGCACTGCACCACAGCTTGTGGAGGAGATAAGAAAGCAAGCAGATGAT GCTACAACCTATACCATGTCAATGCCATACAGAGTTCAAAGAATAGAAGAGTTTACAAAGCAACTTGAGGCAGGGGATCTAAAACTTCGGGTCCGAGTGCTTGag TCTGAAAGAGCTGCTCGGAAAGCAACGGGTTTACAAATGGCAACTATGTATACCGTATTAGGAGGAACTCTGCTAAATCTTGGTATCACTATGAGCAGCCAAGGCAACATAACTATTGCGAATGGATCTTTCATTGGTGCAG GTATTTTTATGACACTATTTGTCAGATCCATGCAAAGGGTAAAAATGCTTGATAAGTTTGAGAAAATGATATAA
- the LOC114385080 gene encoding acetyl-CoA acetyltransferase, cytosolic 1-like: MAPVAAASSDSIKPRDVCIVGVARTPMGGFLGTLSSLSATKLGSIAIEAALKRANVDPSLVEEVFFGNVLSANLGQAPARQAALGAGISNSVICTTVNKVCASGMKAAMLAAQSIQLGTNDVVVAGGMESMSNVPKYLAEARKGSRLGHDSLVDGMLKDGLWDVYKDVGMGVCAELCADNHALTRDDQDNYAIQSFERGIAAQESGAFSWEIAPVEVSGGRGRPSTVVDKDEGLGKFDAAKLRKLRPSFKETGGSVTAGNASSISDGAAALVLVSGEKALKLGLQVIAKITGYADAAQEPELFTTAPSLAIPKAIAKAGLETSQIDFYEINEAFAVVALANQKLLGLNSEKVNVHGGAVALGHPLGCSGARILVTLLGVLKQKNGKYGVGGICNGGGGASALVVELQ; this comes from the exons ATGGCTCCAGTAGCAGCAGCATCTTCAGATTCAATCAAGCCAAGAG ATGTTTGCATCGTTGGTGTTGCACGTACACCAATGGGTGGATTTCTTGGTACTCTGTCATCTCTATCTGCCACCAAGCTAGGCTCTATAGCTATTGAAG CTGCTCTTAAAAGGGCCAATGTTGATCCATCCCTTGTGGAAGAAGTATTTTTTGGGAATGTTCTTAGTGCTAATTTGGGGCAAGCTCCTGCAAGACAAGCTGCTCTTGGAGCAGGAATATCCAATTCAGTTATCTGCACTACCGTTAACAAAGTTTGTGCATCAGGAATGAAAG CTGCAATGCTTGCTGCACAGAGTATTCAATTAGGCACAAATGATGTTGTTGTGGCTGGTGGTATGGAAAGCATGTCTAATGTACCCAAGTACCTGGCTGAAGCAAG GAAAGGATCACGCCTTGGACATGATTCACTTGTTGATGGGATGTTGAAAGATGGTTTGTGGGATGTCTATAAGGATGTTGGCATGGGAGTGTGTGCTGAGCTATGTGCAGATAACCATGCATTAACAAGAGACGACCAG GATAACTATGCAATTCAGAGTTTTGAACGTGGAATTGCTGCCCAAGAAAGTGGTGCCTTTTCATGGGAAATTGCTCCAGTTGAAGTCTCTGGTGGAAGAGGAAGACCATCAACAGTTGTTGATAAGGATGAAGGCCTAGGAAAG TTTGATGCTGCCAAGTTACGCAAACTTCggccaagtttcaaggagactGGAGGTTCTGTTACAGCTGGCAATGCTTCCAGCATAAG TGATGGTGCTGCTGCACTAGTTTTGGTGAGTGGAGAGAAGGCACTGAAGCTTGGGCTTCAAGTTATTGCAAAAATCACTGGATATGCTGATGCTGCTCAg GAACCAGAGTTATTTACAACGGCTCCATCCCTTGCCATTCCCAAAGCTATTGCCAAGGCGGGGTTGGAGACTTcacaaattgatttttatgaaattaatgaaGCCTTTGCG GTTGTGGCTCTCGCAAATCAGAAACTTCTTGGACTTAACTCG GAAAAAGTAAACGTACATGGTGGAGCTGTTGCACTGGGTCATCCTCTTGGTTGCAGTGGTGCTCGCATTCTGGTGACACTTTTGGGG GTACTGAAGCAGAAGAATGGGAAGTACGGAGTTGGTGGCATTTGCAATGGAGGAGGTGGTGCATCTGCCCTTGTTGTTGAGCTTCAGTAA
- the LOC114383279 gene encoding mitochondrial import inner membrane translocase subunit TIM10-like isoform X1 produces the protein MASNISPAAFDKEQIFGMAEKEMEYRVELFNKMTQTCFKKCVDNRYKESELNMGENSCIDRCVSKYWHVTNLVGQLLGSGRPPM, from the exons ATGGCTTCCAACATCTCGCCCGCTGCCTTTGATAAAGAACAG ATATTTGGAATGGCTGAAAAGGAGATGGAATATAGGGTTGAATTATTCAACAA GATGACCCAGACCTGTTTCAAGAAGTGTGTTGACAATAG GTACAAGGAGTCTGAGCTAAATATGGGTGAAAATAGTTGCATTGACCGCTGTGTTTCAAAATACTGGCAT gtGACTAATCTAGTTGGTCAGCTGCTTGGTTCTGGGAGGCCTCCAATGTAA
- the LOC114383279 gene encoding mitochondrial import inner membrane translocase subunit TIM10-like isoform X2 yields MEQIFGMAEKEMEYRVELFNKMTQTCFKKCVDNRYKESELNMGENSCIDRCVSKYWHVTNLVGQLLGSGRPPM; encoded by the exons ATGGAGCAGATATTTGGAATGGCTGAAAAGGAGATGGAATATAGGGTTGAATTATTCAACAA GATGACCCAGACCTGTTTCAAGAAGTGTGTTGACAATAG GTACAAGGAGTCTGAGCTAAATATGGGTGAAAATAGTTGCATTGACCGCTGTGTTTCAAAATACTGGCAT gtGACTAATCTAGTTGGTCAGCTGCTTGGTTCTGGGAGGCCTCCAATGTAA
- the LOC114384521 gene encoding uncharacterized protein LOC114384521 → MGMVVVISLPFIIFCLVLGFGCYFFGRARGRREVQTNPQVYGMPAPPPTACASHPHSKPDNTDNV, encoded by the coding sequence ATGGGGATGGTTGTGGtgatttctcttcctttcatAATCTTCTGCTTAGTTCTTGGTTTTGGATGTTACTTCTTTGGAAGAGCCAGAGGAAGGAGAGAGGTTCAAACCAACCCACAAGTTTATGGGATGCCAGCTCCACCCCCAACTGCATGTGCTTCACATCCCCACTCCAAGCCAGACAACACTGATAATGTTTGA
- the LOC114382962 gene encoding transmembrane emp24 domain-containing protein p24beta2-like codes for MRLSLRHALVFALIGALWNLQRAEGIRFVIDRDECFSHDVKYEGDTVHVSFVVIKADSPWHYGDEGVDLVVKGPSGEQIQDFRDKTSEKFDFVAHKSGVHKFCFTNKSPYHETVDFDVHVGHFSYFEQHAKDEHFTPLLEQIGKLEEALYNIQFEQHWLEAQTDRQAIVNDAMSRRAVHKAIFESAALIGASALQVYLLQRLFERKLGTSRV; via the exons ATGAGGTTATCATTGAGGCATGCTTTGGTGTTTGCGTTAATTGGGGCGTTGTGGAACTTGCAGAGGGCAGAGGGTATCCGATTTGTGATAGACAGAGACGAGTGTTTCTCCCATGACGTAAAGTACGAGGGTGACACTGTTCATGTCTCTTTCGTTGTTATTAAGGCTGATTCTCCCTGGCATTACGGCGACGAAGGTGTCGATCTCGTG GTAAAGGGACCTTCTGGCGAGCAAATACAAGATTTTCGGGACAAGACCAGTGAGAAGTTCGATTTTGTGGCTCACAAATCCGGGGTCCATAAATTCTGCTTCACCAACAAGTCTCCTTATCATGAAACTGTTGATTTTGATGTACATGTTGGTCACTTCTCTTACTTTGAGCAACATGCAAAAGATG AGCATTTCACCCCTTTGCTGGAGCAGATTGGGAAGTTGGAGGAAGCTCTATACAACATTCAGTTTGAACAGCATTGGTTAGAGGCTCAGACTGACCGCCAAGCAATAG TGAACGATGCAATGAGCAGAAGAGCAGTACACAAGGCAATTTTTGAATCAGCAGCACTGATTGGGGCTAGTGCGCTGCAAGTCTACCTTCTGCAGCGATTGTTTGAACGAAAGTTGGGTACCTCGAGAGTTTAG